Part of the Spirochaetota bacterium genome is shown below.
GCAAATTATTGATCTTCAGTATTAGGATAAATAATCTTTTGTATAATGATTTCAATATTTTCAGAAAAGTAGGATGAAGCTGGAATTCCTTTCATGTCAGATTCTATTAAATTATCATCAAAAGGAATAAATCCTATAATATCAATCCCCTTAATATTCTCCTTGATAAAATCCTCATCACTCTTCTTCCGAATTTTATTCCCTACAATGGCCATGCGATTAATTCCTAGATCAGTTGATAAAGCCTTAATCTTATTGGATGTCTCTATGCTTCTCATACCAGGTTCAACCACAACAATCAGAGCATCTACAACAGAAGATGTACCCCTGCCAAGGTGTTCAATCCCGGCCTCCATATCCATTATCACGACATCATCTCTATGCAGCACGAGATGATTGATGAGGTTTTTTAATAGAACGCTCTCAGGGCATACACACCCACTCCCACCCTTTTTAACAGTACCCATCACCATTAAGCGAATATTATTCTTTACCTTAGATAATTTTTCGGGAAGATCATCAACTTTTGGATTGAGCTTAAAGAATGAACCGGATGAACCAGGTTTGGCTCCAGTTCTTTCCTCTATAAGGGAACTCATCTCAGAAATTGGAACAATATCTTCTGCATCGGAAAAGCCTAGCGCAGATGCTAAATTTGTATCTGGATCCGCATCAACCGCAATCACCCTCTTTCCCTTTTCTGCTAAATGATTGATAAGTAAAGCTGATAGGCTGGTTTTCCCTACTCCACCCTTCCCTGTAATCGCTATTTTCATTTTACATATATCCTTATTTACAAACTCATAATAATAATAAA
Proteins encoded:
- a CDS encoding carbon monoxide dehydrogenase accessory protein CooC; this translates as MKIAITGKGGVGKTSLSALLINHLAEKGKRVIAVDADPDTNLASALGFSDAEDIVPISEMSSLIEERTGAKPGSSGSFFKLNPKVDDLPEKLSKVKNNIRLMVMGTVKKGGSGCVCPESVLLKNLINHLVLHRDDVVIMDMEAGIEHLGRGTSSVVDALIVVVEPGMRSIETSNKIKALSTDLGINRMAIVGNKIRKKSDEDFIKENIKGIDIIGFIPFDDNLIESDMKGIPASSYFSENIEIIIQKIIYPNTEDQ